In Pseudomonas glycinae, the DNA window CCACGGATCTTCACTTGATGGTCAACCCGGCCGACGTATTCGATCTGGCCGAGGGCGTTGTAACGCGCCAGGTCGCCGGTGCGATACAGGCGCGCCCCGGTGCTGGAAAACGGATCGGGAATGAAGCGTTCGGCAGTCAGATCGGCGCGTTGGAAGTAACCGCGTGCGAGCAATTCACCCCCGATCAGCAGTTCACCCACCACACCGACCGGGGTCGGTTGGCCGTCAGCATCCAGCAGATAAGTGTGACGGCCCGGCAACGGCTGACCGATCGGCAGGGTCAACGGCAACGGCTGACGACCCAAGACGTAGTCGCTGCAATCGAGGGTGGTCGCAGTGACGGTGGCTTCGGTCGGGCCGTAGGTGTTGAGCAGTTTGACGTGTTCCAGCCCGGCCTGACGCCAGGCCTGCACGCCTTCCGGCGGCATCGCTTCACCACCGCTGTGCACCTGACGCAGCGCCGCGTAGTCACGCGGGCCGGCGGCGGCGAATTCCTTGGCGATCATGTTCCAGTAAGCGGTGGTCAGGTCCATGACCGTGATGCCGTGTTCAACAATGTTCCGGTACAGGGTTTCGCTGTCCCACACTTCGTTGCCGCGCAGCACCACCGACGCGCCACAGATCAGCGGGCCGAACAGTTGCTCGCCGAAGGCATCGAAATTGAAGGTCGCAAATTGCAGCGCGCAATCGGCGGCGCTCAGGTCGTAGTAATGCTGCGAGGTGAACGCGTGCTTGCTCAGGGCACCGTGGCTGATGCCGACGCCTTTCGGGCGACCGGTGGAGCCGGAGGTGAACATCACGTAGGCCAGGTTGTCGGCCCACACGGTGCGTTGCGGGTTGCTTTCGTCGGTGTGCGCCCAGACTTCGGCCTGATCCAGACACAGGCTCCGGACGTTCTGCGGTACCGGCAAACGGTCGAGCAAATGGCTTTGGGTCAGCAGCAAACGGCTGCCGCTGTCTTCGATCATGCACAGCAGGCGATCACGCGGGTATTGCGGATCCAGCGGCACATAAGCGCCACCGGCCTTGAGCACAGCGAGGATGGCGACGATCAGTTCCAGTCCGCGATCAACCGCCACACCCACCAGCACGTCCGGGCCGACACCTTGCGCCAGCAGCTTGCGCGCCAGGCGATTGGCCCGGGCGTTGAGCTGGGCGTAAGTCAGGCGCTGGCCGTCGAAAATCAGCGCGACGGCATCCGGCGTCAGCTCGGCCTGGGCTTCGAACAGCTCATGCACCGGGCGCTCGCTCGGCCACTGGGTATCGTGGCGGCCCCAGTCCTGAGTCAGTTGTTCCAGCTCGGTCGTTTCCAACAGCGCGATGTCACCGACACGCTGCTGCGGATCGCTGACGAGGCTGCGCAGCAAGTTCGTCCAGTGGCGCGCCATACGCTCGATGGTTTCAGGCTCGAACAGATCCGTGGCGTAGGTGAACGCCGCGTGCAGTTGCCCGCCTTTTTCGTAAGTGTCCAGGCTCAGGTCGAACTGGGTGCTGCGGCTTTCCCACTCGATGACGCCCAGCTCCAGACCGCTGCCGACCTTGAGCGTGGTGACGTCGGCGACTTCCGGCTGGTGGTTGTACATCACCTGGAACAGCGGGTTGTAACTGAGACTGCGCTCCAGTTTCAGCGCCTCGACCAGACGTTCGAACGGCAAGTCCTGATGGGCCTGGGCACCGAGGGCGGTTTCCTTGAGGTCACGCAGCAGATCGGCGATGGAGGTCTGGCCGTCCAGTTCGACACGCAGCACCTGAGTGTTGACGAAGAAGCCGATCAGCCCTTCGATTTCCCGGCGGTTTCGGTTGGCGATCGGCACGCCGACGCGCAGGTCGGTCTGGCCGGTGTAACGGTGCAGCAGAATATTGAAGGTGCCGAGCAGCAGCATGAACAGCGTCACCCCGTGCTGACGGGCGATGCCGCGCAGTTGCTCGACCAGTGCAGCGTCCACCACGCTTTCCAGACGTCGGCCCTGATTGCTCGGCAGCACCGGGCGCGGGCGGTCCACCGGCAATTCCAGCACCGGGTGTTCGTCGCCCATCTGCGCCAGCCAGTAGTCGAGTTGACGCTGCTGTTCGCCGGCCTCCAGCCAGCGGCGCTGCCACAGGGCGTAGTCGCTGTATTGCACCGCCAGCGGCGGCAGCTCGGCAGCGCGGCCCTGATCGTGGGCGTCATAGAAGCGGCAGAATTCGTCGATCAGCACGTTCATCGACCAGCCATCGGACACAATGTGGTGCAGGGTCAGCAGCAGCACGTGTTCCTGCTCGGCCAGCTGTAACAGGCGCACCCGCAGCAACGGGCCGTTGGCCAGGTCGAACGGCAGCAGCGATTGCTCCTGCGCGGCAGCGGCCACAAGGGTTTCACGTTCGGCGGCGGGCAAATCGCTGAGGTCGATGCGCTGGATGTCCAGCGGTTGTTGCAGCGGTACTTGCAGCAGGCTGTCGTCTGGCTGCTGCTGAAACACCGTGCGCAGGGTTTCGTGGCGTTCGATCAGGCTCGCGAACGCTTGCTCCAGCGCTGCCTGGTTCAGGCGACCGGTCAGGCGCACCGCCGCCGGCAAGTTGTAGGCGCCGCTTTGCGGGTCCAGGTGCCAGAGAAACCACATGCGCTGCTGGGCATACGACAGCGCCTGCCGATCCTCGGCCTCGACGCCTGCGGGAATCGGGAACCGGGAAAAATCCACCTCTTCTTTCGCCAGGGCAGCCAGGAACATCCGGCGCTTTTCCAGGGGCAACCCGATAAACCGGCGAGCGAGTTTCAAGGAGTCTTCTGCATTCATTTCTTGGCATCCGGATCAGTAGGCAGGCAGCACAAAGGCACGTCGTCCCTATAAAACGAATGCAGACCGGAAAAATTAGCGATTGAGAAGAAGTGTCAGAAGGGTAGCTGCAAGCTCGAAGCTGCAAGCCACAAGAGGAAGCGACTGCGGGCAGAGAGCCTGCAGTCGCCAGTTGAAACTCAGGCGCTGACGGCCAGCGCGTGGCGCCGGTGATGCACCTCAAGTTGATCCTTGATCACCTTGAGCACTCGGGCTTCGTGCTCATGAATGAAGAAGTGCCCGCCGGCCAGCATGTCCACCGAGAAGCTGCCCGAGGTTTCCTTGCTCCAGCCGATCAATTGCTCGGTGGTGGCCTTGTCGGCCTTGCCGCCCAGCACATGCACCGGGCAATTGAGCAACGGGCGCTGCAGCGGCTGGAACTTGCCACAGAGCAGGAAATCCGCGCGCAGGATCGGCAGGGTCAGGCTCATCAACTCTGCGTTGGCCAGCACTTCCTCGCTGGTGCCGTTGAGCGTGCGCAACTGGTCGATCAGTTCGGCGTCGGTCTTCGGGTCGGCAAAACCGCGATCGTAATCCGCGCGCATGGTCGGCGCAGCGGTGCCCGAGGCGAACAGCGCCACCGGTTCCGGACAGCCCAGCGCCCGCAGCGCATGGGCGATTTCGCAGGCCATCAGCGCGCCCAGGCTATGGCCGAACAATGCATAAGGCGTCTTGAGCGTCGGGCGCAACTCCCTGGCCAGTTGCATCGCCAGTGCGCGCATGTCGGTGTGCAGCGGTTCGTCGAACCGCGCGCCACGCCCTGGCAGCTCCACCGGTTGCAGTTGCAGCCATTGCGGCAGCTTGGGCCGCCAGCGGCTGTAGACCATGGCACTGGCGCCGGAGTACGGCAGGCACAGCAAGGTCAACTTGTTGGTCACCACGCTTCCCTCGAAAAAATGTCTCTTCAAAAGGGTACGGATCAACGGCCGGGCAAATTAGTCGAGGGTGGCTAAATTTCCCCGGCAAACCCTCGTTAACCGTTCAGGCCAAAACAACAACGAGGATTCACCGTGGACCTGCAGACCATCCTGGGCAAGCTGTTCGCCAATGCCGGTGCCGTCGGCATCGAAGGCGTTTTCCAATTCGTGTTGGGGCCTCAGCTGACGTGCTGGTCCGAGGTCAAGGCCAGCACCCGCACCGAGGCCGGTCGACACCCGAACCCGGACGTGACCATTGAGGTGGCGCCAAACGATTTTGCCGGGATCATGAGCGGCACCGCCAACGTCGAGGAACTGTTCGCCAGCGGTCGGCTGAAGATCGGCGGCAACATGGGTCTGGCGACGATGTTGCCGCAGATCATCGACCAGGCCCGCTACGGGGGGGCGCCGGCGCAAAAGGTCGACATGAACAAGCGCTACCCGACACCGCCGCGCCGCAGTGAAAGCATCACCGCCGCACGACCGGTGCAGACCGTCGTCGAGCGCCGACCGCGTAGCGAACTGTCGCGCCAGGAATTCGAGGAGCGCTACCTGCCCTTCGGCACGCCGGTGGTCATCAGCAATGCCTTGCACGACTGGCCGCTGTTCAAGCTCAGCCGCGAAGAGTCGCTGGTGCATTTCGCCGAACTGCAAGGCATCACCCGCCACGGCGATTACGTGAAGAAAACCTTCTCCACCGAACGGGATTTCCGCTCCACCTCGATGGCCGATTTCATCGCTTCGCTGGACAGCCCGGCGGTCAAGGGCGCGGACGGCGAGCCGCCGGCGTATATGGGCAACAACATCCTGCCGGCCGCGCTGATGCAGCAGATCAAATACCCGCCCTACTTCGATGCCTCGCTGTTCATCCCGCCACGGATCTGGATCGGCCCCAAGGGCACGCTGACGCCGCTGCACCGCGACGACTCCGACAACCTGTTCGCCCAGGTCTGGGGCCAGAAGAAATTTACCCTCGCCGCGCCCCACCACCGCGAAGCGCTGGGCACCTGGTCCACCGCGCCGGAAGGCGGCCTGGATGGTTGTGATTTCAACCCGGATGCGCCGGACTATGAGCGCTTCCCCGCCGCACGCGACGTGACATTCCTGCGGATTACACTGGAGGCTGGTGATCTGCTGTTCCTGCCCGAAGGCTGGTTCCATCAGGTGGAGTCCGTATCGACTTCGTTGTCGGTCAATTTCTGGGTGAACTCGGGCCGGGGCTGGTAACCGGGATTATTTGAGGTGACGAAAGCTCTGCACTGCAGAGCCCAGCACCACCGCACCGGCGGCAATCGCCAGCGAGAAACCGCTCCGCGCGCCAAAGGCATCCACCAGTGCGCCGGAGCCGGCGGCGCCGATGGCCACGCCGATGCTCAAACCGGTGACCAGCCAGGTCAGACCTTCGGTGAGTTTGGCCGGCGGCACGATGCGCTCGATCAACGCCATGGCCACGATCAGGGTCGGCGAGAAAAACAGCCCGGCGATGAACACCGCCACAGACAACCCGAGGATGTTGGTCGCCAGC includes these proteins:
- a CDS encoding thioesterase II family protein → MTNKLTLLCLPYSGASAMVYSRWRPKLPQWLQLQPVELPGRGARFDEPLHTDMRALAMQLARELRPTLKTPYALFGHSLGALMACEIAHALRALGCPEPVALFASGTAAPTMRADYDRGFADPKTDAELIDQLRTLNGTSEEVLANAELMSLTLPILRADFLLCGKFQPLQRPLLNCPVHVLGGKADKATTEQLIGWSKETSGSFSVDMLAGGHFFIHEHEARVLKVIKDQLEVHHRRHALAVSA
- a CDS encoding cupin-like domain-containing protein, which produces MDLQTILGKLFANAGAVGIEGVFQFVLGPQLTCWSEVKASTRTEAGRHPNPDVTIEVAPNDFAGIMSGTANVEELFASGRLKIGGNMGLATMLPQIIDQARYGGAPAQKVDMNKRYPTPPRRSESITAARPVQTVVERRPRSELSRQEFEERYLPFGTPVVISNALHDWPLFKLSREESLVHFAELQGITRHGDYVKKTFSTERDFRSTSMADFIASLDSPAVKGADGEPPAYMGNNILPAALMQQIKYPPYFDASLFIPPRIWIGPKGTLTPLHRDDSDNLFAQVWGQKKFTLAAPHHREALGTWSTAPEGGLDGCDFNPDAPDYERFPAARDVTFLRITLEAGDLLFLPEGWFHQVESVSTSLSVNFWVNSGRGW